The following proteins are encoded in a genomic region of Magnolia sinica isolate HGM2019 chromosome 1, MsV1, whole genome shotgun sequence:
- the LOC131217655 gene encoding transcription factor bHLH87-like, with protein sequence MDNLGWDNLQTVSNKVIIPPCLWSSEICNNSTESDVKMDLTQGIFHPSLMIEGSKAYGTCSSSDRVCETVERLAPALDSTNGSSNLNLSQSQDAMRLVVDTWGEALTARLCSSSLIGNPLNGLVADFSHSDGSQVFNDIEDEKIRFSTAESIESLNRLLPTMIRDTERTVEDNGISVIFSNPNKLWNSSCCNGTVSSGESENMGSNESRKESHWQVSEHDEVISNPFAMTAHLGSSNTRPNSKRSNEEEEHDLEHNYPYFDLFQSDASTTEVGFRLIADNLRKSKKSKSEKHQQPLEINFGQPNSSGSSIEETDTEAMAHMKEMIYRAAAFRPVNLGVEVVEKPKRKNVKISSDPQTMAARQRRERISDRIRVLQRLVPGGSKMDTASMLDEAANYLKFLRSQVNALETLGHKLHSMNCTTSTTLPFNTHPFPMHNFLPYPKP encoded by the coding sequence ATGGATAATTTGGGATGGGACAACCTGCAAACTGTTTCAAACAAGGTGATCATTCCTCCATGTCTATGGAGTTCTGAAATCTGCAACAATTCTACAGAATCTGATGTGAAAATGGACCTCACCCAAGGTATCTTCCACCCAAGTCTGATGATAGAAGGTAGTAAGGCCTACGGCACCTGTTCGAGTTCTGATAGAGTATGTGAAACGGTTGAGCGGTTGGCTCCAGCTCTAGATTCGACAAACGGCAGCTCGAATTTGAATTTATCTCAGAGTCAAGATGCGATGAGGCTAGTAGTGGATACTTGGGGAGAAGCCTTGACTGCTCGGTTATGTTCTTCATCTCTGATTGGGAATCCTCTAAACGGTCTAGTGGCCGATTTCAGCCATTCTGATGGTTCACAGgtctttaatgacatcgaagatgaAAAGATCCGGTTTTCCACGGCAGAGTCCATCGAATCTCTCAACCGTTTGCTGCCTACGATGATCAGAGACACCGAGAGGACGGTGGAGGACAATGGCATTTCGGTGATATTCTCAAACCCCAACAAATTGTGGAATTCGAGCTGCTGTAATGGTACTGTTTCATCAGGAGAGTCTGAGAACATGGGCTCTAACGAGAGCCGCAAAGAATCGCACTGGCAGGTAAGCGAGCACGATGAGGTGATCTCGAATCCGTTTGCCATGACTGCCCATCTTGGATCTTCAAACACTAGGCCTAATTCCAAGAGAagcaatgaagaagaagaacatgacCTGGAACACAACTATCCTTATTTTGACCTCTTTCAATCAGATGCTTCAACTACAGAGGTTGGTTTTCGGCTCATCGCCGACAATCTGCGGAAATCCAAGAAATCCAAGTCAGAAAAGCATCAACAGCCATTGGAGATCAACTTTGGACAGCCAAATTCTTCGGGGTCGTCGATTGAAGAGACGGACACTGAGGCCATGGCTCATATGAAGGAGATGATATATAGGGCAGCAGCATTCAGGCCAGTGAATTTAGGAGTGGAGGTGGTAGAGAAGCCAAAGAGGAAGAATGTGAAGATATCAAGTGACCCACAGACAATGGCAGCAAGGCAAAGGAGAGAGAGGATAAGTGATAGGATAAGGGTATTGCAGAGATTGGTCCCTGGTGGTAGCAAGAtggacactgcatcaatgcttgaTGAAGCTGcaaactacctcaaattcctcAGGTCACAAGTCAATGCCTTGGAAACTCTGGGCCACAAGCTTCATTCCATGAATTGTACCACTTCCACTACATTACCCTTCAATACCCACCCTTTTCCCATGCACAACTTTCTACCatacccaaaaccctaa